The genome window GAGAAGCCCTTCGGGCGCGACCTGAAGACCGCCCGCGAGCTGAACGCGCTGATCAACACGGTCTTCCCCGAGGAGTGCGTGTTCCGGATCGACCACTACCTGGGCAAGGAGACCGTCCAGAACATCCTCGCGCTCCGGTTCGCCAACACGCTCTACGAGCCGATCTGGAACCGCGGCTACGTGGACCACGTCCAGATCACCATGGCCGAGGACATCGGCGTGGGCGGCCGGGCCGGGTACTACGACGGCATCGGCGCCGCCCGGGACGTGCTCCAGAACCACCTGCTCCAGCTCCTGGCGCTGGTCGCCATGGAGGACCCGGGGAACTTCGACGCCGACTCGCTGCGCCGGGAGAAGGAGAAGGTGCTCAGCGCGGTCCAGCTCCCCGCGGACCTGGCCACCGGCACCGCGCGGGGCCAGTACACCCGGGGGTGGCAGGGCGGCGAGCCGGTGGTCGGCTACCTGGAGGAGGACGGCATCCCGCCGGACTCCACCACCGAGACCTACGCGGCCGTCCGGCTGGAGATCGCGAACCGCCGGTGGGCGGGCGTGCCGTTCTACCTGCGGACCGGCAAGCGGCTCACCCGCCGGATGACCGAGGTGGCGATCGTCTTCCAGCGCGCCCCGCACCTGCCGTTCAGCAAGACCGACACCGAGATCCTCGGCCAGAACGCGCTGGTCATCCGGGTGCAGCCGGACGAGGGTATCACGGTGCGGTTCGGCTCCAAGGTGCCGGGGACGGCCATGGAGGTGCGGGACGTCAGCATGGACTTCGCCTACGGCGAGTCCTTCCTGGAGTCCTCGCCGGAGGCGTACGAGCGGCTGCTGCTGGACGTGCTCATCGGGGACCCGCCGCTCTTCCCGCACCAGCGGGAGGTCGAGCTCTCGTGGATGATCCTCGATCCGATCGAGGAGTACTGGGCCACCTGCGGCAGACCTGAGGGGTACCCGGCGGGCACCTGGGGGCCGCCGTCGGCCGACGCGATGCTCGCGAGGGACGGACGCGCCTGGAGGCGGCTGTGACGATCTTCACCCTGTCCGACACGACCGCGTCGAAGATCTCCTCGACCCTCACCATGCTGCGGCACCAGCTCGGCGCGCCCGCGATCGGCATGGTGCTCACCCTGGTGGTCGTGGTCGACGAGGCCGGCCAGTACGACGCGACGCGGGCCGCCACCGAGGCGGCTCGGGAGCATCCCTCGCGGATCCTCGTGCTCATCAATCGCGATCCGGACGAGCCGAACCGGCTCGACGCCGAGGTCCGGGTGGGCGAGAGCGCGCCGGGCGAGGTGGTGCTGCTCCGCCTGTACGGCGAGCTGACCGCGCACGCCGACTCGGTGATCATGCCGTTGCTCCTCACGGACACCCCGGTGGTCGCCTGGTGGCCGGGCCGGTGCCCCACGGTGCCGGTGAAGGATCCGATCGGCCGGCTGGCCGACCGCCGGATCACGGACGCCCGGGCGGCGCCGGACCCGATCGCGGCGATCCGGGGCCGGGCCGCCACCTACGCGCCCGGCGACACCGACCTGGCGTGGACCAGGATCACGGTGTGGCGCAGCCTGCTCGCCGCCTGCTTCGACGAGCCGGTCGGCCGGGTGGAGCGGGGCGTGGTCGAGGGGGCGGCCGGGAACCCGAGCGCGCCGCTGCTCGCCGCGTGGCTGTCGGAGCGGCTGGACGTGCCGGTCGAGGTGGCCGATTCGCCGGGCCCCGGGCTCACCGGGGTGACCCTCGACCTCGTGGGCGGGGAGCGGCTCACGCTGACCCGGACCGACGGCCGCATGGCGACCCTGACCCTGCCCGGCCAGCCCGGCCGGCGGGTCGCCCTCGCCCGGCGGTCCACCACGGACCTGCTCGACGAGGAGCTGCGCCGGCTCGACCCGGACGACATCTACGCTGCCGCGATCCGCAACCTCGCCCGCACGTCCTGACCCCCGGCCCCGCCGCCGGACCGTCCGGCGAGGGCTGACCGTAAGGAGCAGACCGTGAGCGTTCCCACCGTCATCGTGCACCGCGACGCCGAGGTGCTCGCGCAGGCCGTCGCCGCCCGGCTGATCACCCGGCTGGTCGACACGCAGGCCGCCCGGGGCTCGGCCCACCTGGTGCTCACCGGCGGCGGGATCGGCATCGCGACGCTCGCCGCGCTCGCCGCCACGCCCGCCCGGGACGCGATCGACTGGCGGTCGCTCGACATCTGGTGGGGGGACGAGCGGTTCCGGCCGTCCGGCGACCCCGAGCGGAACGAGACCGGGGCGCGGGAGGCGCTCCTCGACCACGTGGACGTCGACCCGGGCCGGGTGCACCCGATGCCGGGCTCCGACTCGGGGCTCACCCCGGAGGAGGCGGCGGAGGCGTACGCGGCCGAGCTGGCCGCGGCGGCCCGGCCCGAGGACCACGGCCCGGTGCCCTCGTTCGACGTGCTGCTGCTCGGGATCGGGCCCGACGCCCACGTCGCCTCGCTCTTCCCCGGCCAGCCCGCCGTGTACGAGGAGGACCGGCCGGTGGTCGCGGTGCACGGGGCGCCGAAGCCGCCCCCGACCCGGCTCTCCCTCACCTTCCCCGCCATCCAGGCGGCCCGGGAGGTGTGGGTGATCGCGGCCGGGGCGGAGAAGGCGCAGGCCGTGTGGCTCGCCCTCTCCGGGGCCGGGCCGTACCAGGTGCCGGCGGCCGCGGCGCGGGGGCGGCAGCGGACGATGTTCCTGCTCGACCGGGCGGCGGCGGCGAAGATCCCGCCGTCCCTCGGTCGCATCGCCTCCCCGTGACCCCGCGGCGCGGGCCGCAGCCCGGGTACGGCTCCGGCCCCGGACCCGAGGAGGAGGGGGACGGTCCGCGGGTCGATCCGGAAGCGGCGGAGCCGGCCGTGGGCTAGGAGGCCATCGCCATCACCCCGACCGGGATCCGCGCCTCGAGCATCCGAGGGTCCTCGGTGGGCATCGGCGTGGCCCCGAGCGAGCCGAGCAACCGGCGCATCCGGACGTTCTCGGCGAGCAGGGTGACCCGTACCTCGGCGAGCCCGAGGTCGCCGGCCTGCCGCAGCAGGATCCGGGCGAGGATGCCGCCGAGCCCTTTGCCCTGCCAGCGGTCCTCGACGAGGAGGGACATCTCCGCGATGCCCGGGGCGGGGGTGAACATCAGGCTCGCCAGGGCCACCACCTGGCCGTCCCGGCCGGCCACGAACGACCTGCCGCGGTCGCGGTCGCAGAGCCGGTCGAACATGTCCGGCGGGAGCTGCGGGAGCGAGGTGAAGTACCTCAGCCGGCGCGTCTCCGGGGAGCAGCGTTCGTGCAGGTCGCGAAGGGACTCCCGGTAGTGCTCGGTGAGCGGCCGGACCACGACCTCGGCGCCGTCGGCGAGCCGCACCGGCTCGCCCACGGTGGCGGGCTCCCGGGGCGGCTGCACCAGGCGGGCGAGGGCCGCCGCGCGGGCGGCCTCGGCGAGCGTGAACGGCAGGCGGGTGCGGCGGATCCGGACCGCCCGGCGGGGCGCCACGGGCACCACGAGCAGCGTGGGGTCGGGCAGCTCTCCGGCCAGGTCGCCGGCGGACGAGCCGTACACCCAGCGTGCGTCGTCCGCGCGCAGCAGCTCGGCGAGCACCTCGGGCAGCCGCCAGGGCGCGGCGGTGAGCCGCGCGGCGAGCAGCAGGGCGCGCGTCGGCTCGTCGGTGAGCTCGCGGGCGGTGGCGGGCACGATCCGCACCCCGCGCCCTCCGGCCGCCTCCAGGGCGGCCCGGATCGCCTCGGGTGACGCGGGGACGTCCGCCAGGAACTCGTCCACCGTGCCGTCAGCGTCGCTCTGCACCGACAGCCCCAGGATGTTGCCGCCCTTCTCCGCGAGTGCCGCGGCGATGGACGCCAGCCGTCCCGGCCGTTCGTCCACCGTCGTTCTGATCCGGTAGAACCCCATCGGCAGCTCCTCCCCTCTCCCTGGTCCCCCCACAGTCTCGCCGGGCGCCGTTACACCACGGCTACACGGAGATGAGCCACCCGTTTCCGTTCCCACAGCGGCCGAAAACAGCCGGGCATCCGCACAAGTACCGGAACTATGCCACGATTTTCGTCGCAGGATAGCGAGATCGTCACTGATATAGCAGGATTGGCGCCATGACTGCTCCGCTGTCGCCGGATTTCGTCAACGGTGAGGTGTCGTTCTGGTACCGCTCGATCGGGGTGCCCGAGCCGGGCGGCCCGCTCGACGGGAACCTGGAGGCCGACGTCGCCATCGTCGGCGCCGGGTACACCGGGCTGTGGACCGCCTACTACCTCAAGAAGGCGCAGCCGTCCCTCCGGATCGCCGTCCTGGAGAAGGAGTTCGCCGGGTTCGGCGCGTCGGGCCGCAACGGCGGCTGGCTGACCGGGGCGCTCGCCGGATCGCCGGAGCGCTACGCGAAGACCCACGGCGCCGACGCCGTCCGGCGGCTCCAGCGGGCGATGTTCGCGGCCATCGACGAGGTGATCAAGGTGGCCGCGGCGGAGGGCATCGACGCCGACATCGTCAAGGGCGGGGAGCTCACGGTCGCGCGCTCCGCCGCCCAGGCGGCCCGGCTGCACGAGTCGCTCGCCGCCCAGCGGCGGTGGGGGTGGACCGAGGAGGACGTCCGCCTGCTCTCCACCGGGGAGCTCGACTCCCGGATCCGGGTCAACGGCGCCGTGGCCGCGACCTGGACCCCGCACTGCGCCCGGATCCAGCCGGCCAAGCTCGTCCGCGGGCTCGCCGAGGCCGTGCGGCGCCTCGGCGTGGAGATCTACGAGCGGACCCCGGTCACCGAGATCGCCCCCGGCCGGGCGGTCACCCCGCGCGGCACGGTGCGGGCCGGCTACGTGCTCCGCTGCACCGAGGGGTTCACCGCCCGCATCCCCGGGTACCGCCGGGCCTGGCTGCCGCTGAACAGCTCCATGATCGTCACCGAGCCGCTGCCGGACGACGTCTGGGCGGAGATCGGCTGGGACGGCCAGGAGCTCCTCGGCGACATGGCCCACTACTACATCTACGCGCAGCGCACCGCCGACGGCCGGATCGCGTTCGGCGGGCGCGGCAAGCCGTACCTCTACGGGTCGCGGATCGATGCCCGGGGCCACACCCCCGCCTGGACCATCGGTGCGCTGTGGGAGCTGCTCACCGCGTTCTTCCCCGCCGTCGCCCGGTTCCGGGTGGACCACGCCTGGTCCGGGGTGCTCGGCGTGCCCCGCGACTGGTGCTCGACCGTCCACGTGGACCGGGCCACCGGGCTCGGCTGGGCCGGCGGCTACACCGGCCACGGGGTGACCACCTCCAACCTGGCCGGCCGTACCCTGTGCGACCTGGTGCTCGGCCGGGAGACCGAGCTCACCGGCCTGCCCTGGGTGGGGCGCCGGGTGCGCGCGTGGGAGCCCGAGCCGCTGCGGTGGCTCGGCGTCCACTCCATGTACCGCCTCTACCGGCTGGCCGACGCCCGGGAGAGCGCGGGGCTGGCCCGCACCTCCGTGCTCGCCAAGATCGCCGACCTCATCACCGGCCACTGAGCCCGCCGCGCAGCCCCGCAGTGCAGACCCGAAGAGAGGAGAGCCGTGTGCGCTGAGATCCTGTTCAAGGGCGGCCGCGTCTTCACGCCCGGCGGCTTCGCCGAGGCCGTGCTCGTCCGGGACGGCCGGATCGCCGCGGTCGGCCGCGAGGCCGACCTGGTACGGCTCGCGCCCGGGGCCGAGCCGGTCGACCTCGCCGGCGGGCTGCTCACCCCCGGGTTCGTCGACGCGCACATCCACCCCGTGCAGGCCGGGCTGGAGCGCGCCAAGTGCGACCTGTCCGGGGTGTTCGGCCTCGACGCCTACCTCACGAAGATCGCGGAGTACGCGGCCGCGCACCCGGACCGGGAGTGGATCGACGGCGGCGGGTGGGACATGTCGGCCTTCCCGGGCGGCCTGCCCCACCGCACCCAGCTCGACTTCCTCGACCGGCCGGTGTACCTGGTCCAGCGCGACCACCACGCGGCGTGGGTGAACACCCGGGCGCTGGAGCTCGCCGGGATCACCAAGGACACCCCCGACCCGGCCGACGGCCGGATCGAGCGCGACCCGGACGGCACGCCGAGCGGCGTGCTCCACGAGGGCGCCATGGACCTCGTCGGCCTGCTCACCCCGCGCCCCACCGCCGCCGACCTCGACGCCGCCCTGATGGACGCGCAGTCCCACCTGTTCTCCCTCGGGATCACCGGGTGGCAGGACGCGATCGTCGGCTCGTACGCCGGGTCGGACGACCAGCTCCCGGTCTACCTGTCGGCCGCCGAGTCCGGGCGGCTCAAGGCGCGGGTGGTCGGGGCGCTGTGGTGGGACCGCACCCGGGGCGCCGAGCAGATCCCCGAGCTGGTGGAGCGGCGGGCACGCGCGGACGGGCTCCCCCGGTTCCGGGCCACCGCGGTGAAGATCATGCAGGACGGGATCCCGGAGAACTTCACCGCCGCGGTCATCGAGCCGTACTGCGGCTGCGGCGGCACCGGGCTCTCCTACGTGGACCCGGAGCTGCTGCCCGGGTACGTCAAGGAGCTCGACGCGCTCGGGTTCCAGGTGCACTTCCACGCGATCGGCGAGCGCGCGGTGCGGGAGGCGCTCGACGCCCTCTCCGGCACCGACCCGGCCAACCGGCACCACATCGCGCACGTGCAGATCATCCACCCGGAGGACGTGCCGCGGTTCGCCCGGATCGGGGTGACCGCGAACATCCAGCCGCTCTGGGCCACCCACCACGCCCAGATGGACGAGCTGTGCATCCCCTACCTGGGCCCGGAGCGGGCGCGCTGGCAGTACCCCTTCGCCGACCTGGTACGGCACGGCACCCGGCTCGCCGCCGGGTCCGACTGGCCGGTCTCCTCGGCCGACCCCCTGCAGGGCATGCACGTTGCGGTGAACCGCACCGAGCCGGGCGGCTCGGTCCACGCGTCCTACCCCACCGCCCAGACGCCGTTCCTGCCGGAGCAGCGCATCGACCTCCGGACGATCCTCACCGCGTACACCGCGGGGTCGGCCTGGGTGAACGGGTCGCCCGCCGGGGTGATCGAGCCGGGCCGGCCCGCGGACCTGGTCGTGCTCGACCGGGATCCGTTCGCCCTGGAACCGGGTGAGATCTGGACCACCCGGGTCCGGATGACGTTCCTCGACGGGGAGTGCGTCTACCACGCCTGACCGGCCGGGCGGCGTGCCGGCGGGATCGCCGGAGGCGCGCCGGCCAGAGCGCCGGACGGCGGCCTGGGCCCGCTCGGCGCGCGTGCTCACGGCGGGCCCGGCCAGCCGAGGTCGTCCCGCACACGTGTCACGCGGCGGGGAGGCCCGGGAAACGTGCGGACCGCGGCCGGCACGCCGGCGGCCCCGGCGGCCGGGCCGCGCGGGCAAGCCCCACTGGAAGGGGCCGGCCCCGGCGGCGCGCGCCCGGAAGAGCAGGAAGCCCTCGCCCCGGGCGGGGCGAGGGCTTCACCGTTCCGGCGCCGGGGCGGCGCCGATCGCGGTCAGTACGTGATCTTCGGGCGGTGGGGAGACTTGCGCAGCCGCTCCAGAGCCTCGGCGAGGATCTGCCGGCCGTCCTCCTCGCTGCGACGCTCCTTCACGTACGCGAGGTGCGTCT of Thermobispora bispora DSM 43833 contains these proteins:
- a CDS encoding amidohydrolase; translated protein: MCAEILFKGGRVFTPGGFAEAVLVRDGRIAAVGREADLVRLAPGAEPVDLAGGLLTPGFVDAHIHPVQAGLERAKCDLSGVFGLDAYLTKIAEYAAAHPDREWIDGGGWDMSAFPGGLPHRTQLDFLDRPVYLVQRDHHAAWVNTRALELAGITKDTPDPADGRIERDPDGTPSGVLHEGAMDLVGLLTPRPTAADLDAALMDAQSHLFSLGITGWQDAIVGSYAGSDDQLPVYLSAAESGRLKARVVGALWWDRTRGAEQIPELVERRARADGLPRFRATAVKIMQDGIPENFTAAVIEPYCGCGGTGLSYVDPELLPGYVKELDALGFQVHFHAIGERAVREALDALSGTDPANRHHIAHVQIIHPEDVPRFARIGVTANIQPLWATHHAQMDELCIPYLGPERARWQYPFADLVRHGTRLAAGSDWPVSSADPLQGMHVAVNRTEPGGSVHASYPTAQTPFLPEQRIDLRTILTAYTAGSAWVNGSPAGVIEPGRPADLVVLDRDPFALEPGEIWTTRVRMTFLDGECVYHA
- the zwf gene encoding glucose-6-phosphate dehydrogenase, with the translated sequence MTEQDHPEGGDATTPKATAARQTYSGNPLRDPRDKRLPRVSGPCVLVLFGVTGDLARRKLLPAIYDLGNRGLLPPGFSLVGFARRDWAHEDFAQIAHDAVKQHARTPFREEVWAQLSEGFRFCPGELHDDHAFDRLTALLTELDQTRGTGGNYAFYLAVPPKLFAPVIRQLKRTRLAHAPRGAWRRVVVEKPFGRDLKTARELNALINTVFPEECVFRIDHYLGKETVQNILALRFANTLYEPIWNRGYVDHVQITMAEDIGVGGRAGYYDGIGAARDVLQNHLLQLLALVAMEDPGNFDADSLRREKEKVLSAVQLPADLATGTARGQYTRGWQGGEPVVGYLEEDGIPPDSTTETYAAVRLEIANRRWAGVPFYLRTGKRLTRRMTEVAIVFQRAPHLPFSKTDTEILGQNALVIRVQPDEGITVRFGSKVPGTAMEVRDVSMDFAYGESFLESSPEAYERLLLDVLIGDPPLFPHQREVELSWMILDPIEEYWATCGRPEGYPAGTWGPPSADAMLARDGRAWRRL
- the pgl gene encoding 6-phosphogluconolactonase, with amino-acid sequence MSVPTVIVHRDAEVLAQAVAARLITRLVDTQAARGSAHLVLTGGGIGIATLAALAATPARDAIDWRSLDIWWGDERFRPSGDPERNETGAREALLDHVDVDPGRVHPMPGSDSGLTPEEAAEAYAAELAAAARPEDHGPVPSFDVLLLGIGPDAHVASLFPGQPAVYEEDRPVVAVHGAPKPPPTRLSLTFPAIQAAREVWVIAAGAEKAQAVWLALSGAGPYQVPAAAARGRQRTMFLLDRAAAAKIPPSLGRIASP
- a CDS encoding glucose-6-phosphate dehydrogenase assembly protein OpcA, whose translation is MTIFTLSDTTASKISSTLTMLRHQLGAPAIGMVLTLVVVVDEAGQYDATRAATEAAREHPSRILVLINRDPDEPNRLDAEVRVGESAPGEVVLLRLYGELTAHADSVIMPLLLTDTPVVAWWPGRCPTVPVKDPIGRLADRRITDARAAPDPIAAIRGRAATYAPGDTDLAWTRITVWRSLLAACFDEPVGRVERGVVEGAAGNPSAPLLAAWLSERLDVPVEVADSPGPGLTGVTLDLVGGERLTLTRTDGRMATLTLPGQPGRRVALARRSTTDLLDEELRRLDPDDIYAAAIRNLARTS
- a CDS encoding NAD(P)/FAD-dependent oxidoreductase, with amino-acid sequence MTAPLSPDFVNGEVSFWYRSIGVPEPGGPLDGNLEADVAIVGAGYTGLWTAYYLKKAQPSLRIAVLEKEFAGFGASGRNGGWLTGALAGSPERYAKTHGADAVRRLQRAMFAAIDEVIKVAAAEGIDADIVKGGELTVARSAAQAARLHESLAAQRRWGWTEEDVRLLSTGELDSRIRVNGAVAATWTPHCARIQPAKLVRGLAEAVRRLGVEIYERTPVTEIAPGRAVTPRGTVRAGYVLRCTEGFTARIPGYRRAWLPLNSSMIVTEPLPDDVWAEIGWDGQELLGDMAHYYIYAQRTADGRIAFGGRGKPYLYGSRIDARGHTPAWTIGALWELLTAFFPAVARFRVDHAWSGVLGVPRDWCSTVHVDRATGLGWAGGYTGHGVTTSNLAGRTLCDLVLGRETELTGLPWVGRRVRAWEPEPLRWLGVHSMYRLYRLADARESAGLARTSVLAKIADLITGH
- a CDS encoding GNAT family N-acetyltransferase, giving the protein MGFYRIRTTVDERPGRLASIAAALAEKGGNILGLSVQSDADGTVDEFLADVPASPEAIRAALEAAGGRGVRIVPATARELTDEPTRALLLAARLTAAPWRLPEVLAELLRADDARWVYGSSAGDLAGELPDPTLLVVPVAPRRAVRIRRTRLPFTLAEAARAAALARLVQPPREPATVGEPVRLADGAEVVVRPLTEHYRESLRDLHERCSPETRRLRYFTSLPQLPPDMFDRLCDRDRGRSFVAGRDGQVVALASLMFTPAPGIAEMSLLVEDRWQGKGLGGILARILLRQAGDLGLAEVRVTLLAENVRMRRLLGSLGATPMPTEDPRMLEARIPVGVMAMAS